The nucleotide sequence TGCGGCATCGGCGCGCTGCCGTCGGTGAAGCTCAGCTGGTGCTTGCCCGCGGGCTTGGTCGCGCCGGTCACGCCGTCGATCGGCACCGACAGGTCGCGGCCGCCGCGGCGCCACCACTGGCGCATGTCCTTGAGCCACTTGGTGCCTTCGCCCTCGGGGTTGTTGGTCTTGGTGCGCACGTCGTACCAGACCGCCAGCGTGCCGGCCACGGTGTTGTCGGCGCGCTCGATCCAGGTCGCGATGTAGGGGCGGTGGTATTCCGACACGTTGAGGCGCGGCACCTCGATGTTGACGCCGAGGCTGGCCGAGAAGGCCGGGGCGGCGAAGAGCG is from Variovorax paradoxus and encodes:
- a CDS encoding DUF2271 domain-containing protein, coding for MSALFAAPAFSASLGVNIEVPRLNVSEYHRPYIATWIERADNTVAGTLAVWYDVRTKTNNPEGEGTKWLKDMRQWWRRGGRDLSVPIDGVTGATKPAGKHQLSFTDGSAPMPQLAPGSYKLVVEAAREVGGREVVSIPFQWPPTSASQPTASGKEELGEIKLELKP